From Neorhodopirellula lusitana, a single genomic window includes:
- a CDS encoding alpha-E domain-containing protein, whose translation MLSRTADAVYWLARYVERAENVARFVDVNFTLALDLPDESAAQWKPMVLTTGDESEFTDRYDEFTEQNVVRFLTFDRENPNSILSCLWQARENARTVRDTISSELWEQVNHFYLLVKNASKRGQLDSQHEFFASVKQACHLCTGIADSTMSHGEAWQFARLGRTLERADKTARILDVKYFMLLPKSDHVGSPYDALLWSALLKSASAFEMYRKRFRAIHPDRVVEFLMLDPHFSRSMRFSVKGAERSLRLITGSDDSGYANPVERKLGQLRSELDYADIGEILDGGLHEYLDDFQGKLNEIGGAVYESFFALKPVTSSS comes from the coding sequence ATGCTTAGTCGAACCGCAGACGCCGTCTATTGGCTGGCACGTTATGTCGAACGAGCCGAGAACGTTGCTCGATTTGTCGATGTGAATTTCACTTTGGCTTTGGACTTACCTGATGAATCGGCGGCCCAATGGAAGCCGATGGTCCTGACCACGGGTGACGAAAGTGAGTTCACCGATCGCTACGACGAGTTCACCGAGCAAAACGTCGTTCGCTTTTTGACGTTTGATCGCGAGAATCCCAATTCCATCCTGTCGTGCTTGTGGCAAGCTCGCGAGAACGCACGAACGGTCCGAGACACGATTTCATCGGAGCTTTGGGAGCAGGTCAATCACTTTTATCTATTGGTCAAGAACGCATCCAAGCGAGGCCAGCTTGATTCGCAGCACGAGTTCTTTGCCTCGGTCAAACAGGCCTGTCACCTGTGTACCGGTATCGCCGATTCGACGATGTCTCACGGGGAAGCATGGCAGTTTGCCCGCTTGGGGCGAACCCTAGAACGCGCCGACAAAACGGCTAGAATCTTGGACGTCAAGTATTTCATGTTGCTGCCAAAGTCGGATCATGTGGGTTCGCCCTACGATGCGTTGCTGTGGTCGGCACTGTTGAAATCCGCCAGTGCGTTTGAAATGTACCGCAAGCGATTCCGGGCGATTCATCCTGATCGCGTGGTCGAGTTTTTAATGTTGGACCCTCACTTCTCTCGCTCGATGCGATTTTCAGTCAAAGGTGCCGAACGTTCATTGCGTTTGATCACCGGAAGCGACGATTCGGGCTACGCCAACCCGGTCGAACGGAAGTTGGGGCAATTGCGTTCGGAACTTGATTATGCGGACATCGGCGAAATCCTCGATGGCGGATTGCACGAATACCTCGACGATTTCCAAGGGAAGCTGAATGAGATCGGCGGTGCGGTTTACGAAAGCTTCTTCGCACTCAAACCGGTGACCTCGTCCTCGTGA
- a CDS encoding circularly permuted type 2 ATP-grasp protein: MKFKDYQTDGFYDELFEKAGVPHEAARPLVAKIESLPKGDLHRRQQAAEAAFAQMGVTFTVYGSDEGTEKIFPFDIVPRVIQQDDWQLIESGLKQRIEALNLFINDVYHDQNIIKDGIIPGELLNSADSFRPQCVGLTPQRDIWIHVTGTDLVRDDAGKLFVLEDNLRCPSGVSYVLQNREVLKRTFPNVFQSMNVQPVYDYPNRLLAALQYLAPVGVAEPTVVVLTPGMYNSAYFEHAYLAQQMGVELVEGSDLVIQDNFVMMRTTKGFKRVDVIYRRIDDDFIDPKVFRKDSCLGVPGLMDVYRRGHVALANAPGTGIADDKAVYAYVPQIIKYYLKQDMILPNVETFLCGDPKQLKHVLANLDKLVVKAVNLSGGYGMLIGPHSTKKEQTDFAAQIRENPRNFIAQPTLSLSRAPTIVEDDFEGRHVDLRPYILYGEDIFVMPGGLTRVALRKGSLVVNSSQGGGSKDTWVVTSEEKASKQSQPNGSQTQTQGAKNA; the protein is encoded by the coding sequence ATGAAGTTCAAGGACTACCAAACCGACGGATTCTATGACGAGTTGTTCGAGAAGGCCGGGGTTCCGCACGAGGCGGCGAGACCGTTGGTCGCCAAGATCGAGTCGCTTCCCAAGGGTGATTTGCATCGGAGACAACAAGCCGCCGAGGCTGCGTTCGCTCAAATGGGCGTTACCTTCACGGTATACGGCAGTGATGAGGGCACCGAAAAAATCTTTCCTTTCGACATCGTTCCGCGAGTTATCCAGCAAGATGACTGGCAACTGATCGAGAGTGGGCTGAAACAACGTATCGAAGCGTTGAACCTATTCATCAACGATGTTTATCACGATCAGAACATCATCAAAGATGGCATCATCCCAGGCGAGTTGCTCAATTCCGCCGATTCCTTCCGGCCACAGTGCGTTGGGCTAACGCCGCAGCGTGACATTTGGATTCACGTGACGGGAACTGACTTGGTTCGTGATGACGCGGGCAAGCTGTTTGTCTTGGAAGATAACCTGCGTTGTCCTTCGGGCGTCTCGTATGTGCTGCAAAATCGCGAAGTGCTGAAGCGGACGTTCCCGAATGTGTTTCAGTCGATGAACGTGCAACCGGTCTACGACTATCCCAACCGCTTGCTGGCGGCATTGCAATACTTGGCACCGGTCGGAGTCGCCGAGCCCACCGTCGTGGTGCTAACGCCGGGAATGTACAACTCGGCCTATTTCGAGCACGCCTACCTCGCCCAGCAAATGGGTGTCGAACTGGTCGAGGGCAGCGATCTGGTTATCCAAGACAATTTTGTGATGATGCGGACGACCAAAGGATTTAAAAGGGTCGACGTGATCTATCGCCGAATCGACGATGACTTTATTGACCCGAAGGTGTTTCGAAAGGATTCATGCTTGGGCGTGCCGGGGTTGATGGACGTGTACCGTCGCGGCCATGTCGCCTTGGCCAATGCACCGGGTACTGGGATTGCGGATGACAAAGCGGTCTACGCCTATGTTCCGCAGATCATCAAGTACTACTTGAAACAGGATATGATCCTGCCCAATGTTGAGACGTTCCTTTGTGGCGACCCTAAACAATTGAAGCACGTGCTGGCAAACCTGGATAAGTTGGTCGTCAAGGCGGTCAACTTATCCGGCGGTTATGGAATGTTGATCGGACCGCATTCGACCAAGAAAGAGCAAACTGATTTCGCGGCCCAAATCCGCGAGAACCCACGCAACTTCATCGCACAGCCAACCCTCAGTCTGTCGCGAGCACCCACGATCGTGGAAGATGACTTTGAGGGACGGCATGTCGATCTGCGCCCTTACATTCTTTACGGTGAAGACATCTTTGTTATGCCGGGCGGGCTGACTCGTGTCGCCCTTCGCAAGGGCTCGCTGGTCGTCAACTCTTCGCAAGGTGGCGGCAGCAAGGACACGTGGGTGGTCACATCCGAAGAGAAGGCTTCCAAACAATCTCAACCAAACGGCTCACAAACGCAAACTCAGGGTGCCAAAAATGCTTAG
- a CDS encoding universal stress protein, with amino-acid sequence MFDKILVYENSLAERLPALDRAVALAEGTDIEVKIIDVVATAENIQHDHHRKMRSVVELEREDRLEAICEPLRKLKINYTTELLRGRPFAEVVREVVHEGFDLVIKTASLATPNEVTGVMGPTDMRIVRNCPCPVWLEVEKKKSSSPSVLVAVDPQTVINDLNISLVKRGVKLARMMKATLHVVAAWEAMDESFLSDKMESKKLTDYLTFLESCAKESLDHILAPAGTSIHSNHVHFHKGIPSEVILNCTESLRPDVVVMGTVCEVGIGGLLIGNTADMVLRQIERPVLAIKPEAIFTT; translated from the coding sequence GTGTTTGACAAGATCTTAGTTTACGAGAACTCGCTCGCTGAGAGGCTCCCCGCTTTAGATCGTGCTGTTGCATTGGCCGAAGGCACCGACATTGAGGTGAAGATCATCGACGTCGTGGCGACCGCAGAAAACATCCAGCACGACCATCACCGAAAGATGCGAAGCGTGGTCGAACTGGAACGCGAGGATCGACTCGAAGCAATCTGCGAGCCACTCCGCAAACTCAAAATCAACTATACGACTGAACTTCTTCGCGGCCGTCCGTTCGCGGAGGTGGTTCGCGAAGTCGTCCACGAAGGCTTCGATTTGGTCATTAAGACCGCGTCGCTGGCGACGCCCAATGAAGTCACCGGCGTGATGGGGCCGACCGACATGCGGATCGTTCGCAATTGCCCCTGTCCAGTTTGGTTAGAGGTCGAAAAGAAGAAGTCGAGTTCGCCATCCGTTCTGGTCGCGGTCGATCCGCAAACAGTGATCAACGATCTCAACATTTCGCTGGTCAAACGAGGTGTAAAGTTGGCACGTATGATGAAGGCGACCTTGCACGTCGTTGCTGCGTGGGAAGCGATGGATGAATCGTTCCTGTCGGACAAAATGGAATCGAAAAAACTCACCGACTATCTAACATTCCTGGAATCATGTGCCAAGGAAAGCCTAGACCATATTCTAGCACCCGCCGGGACGTCGATTCATTCCAACCACGTGCACTTTCACAAAGGTATTCCATCGGAGGTCATTCTCAATTGCACTGAATCGTTGCGACCGGATGTTGTGGTGATGGGGACGGTTTGCGAAGTCGGGATCGGTGGTCTGTTGATCGGAAACACCGCCGATATGGTACTGAGACAAATCGAACGACCTGTGCTTGCGATCAAGCCAGAAGCAATCTTCACTACATAA
- the mgtE gene encoding magnesium transporter gives MKPLESLLRSFVELHPDEASRAFEALDLDERIRLFTTLPTRIAVTLMQRISPHAVAPMVMGLDRDRSKELLCALPPRIASSVLTHTEESYRTDLLECLPENLSRSLRALAKYPGDTAGAMMEPRVASLSSDFTVQQATTAIRKAPREALHYLYVTNRDGILAGVINMRDLLLAAPKDPITPLIKTELLTVPDTMPSKDVVQKMREKRFLAIPVVDYDGRLVGVVKQSDALRVVQDAAFDNMQKIVGAGADERALSPVRLVVKSRLPWLLVNLVTAFMAAAVIGAFEGIIAQVAALAVLLPVVAGQGGNTGSQSLAVVMRGLALREVIPGTTRQLITKELAAGVINGVAVAIVTAIAVFSWRLVAGDSMTAGFGLALVIGMAMIVNMAAAALAGAVIPLILQACGRDPAQSAAIFLTTVTDIVGFAAFLGFASLCMPLIT, from the coding sequence ATGAAACCACTTGAATCACTGCTTCGATCGTTTGTCGAACTGCACCCTGACGAAGCATCGCGTGCCTTTGAGGCTTTGGACCTGGACGAACGCATCCGCCTCTTTACCACCCTGCCCACTCGGATCGCAGTGACGTTGATGCAGCGGATCAGTCCGCACGCGGTGGCACCGATGGTGATGGGACTCGATCGCGATCGGTCGAAGGAGTTGCTCTGTGCACTTCCGCCCCGAATTGCTTCTTCCGTTCTGACTCATACCGAAGAATCGTATCGCACGGATCTATTGGAGTGCTTGCCGGAAAATTTGTCCCGGTCGCTACGCGCTCTGGCAAAATATCCGGGCGATACCGCGGGTGCGATGATGGAACCGCGAGTCGCATCGTTATCGAGCGACTTTACCGTTCAGCAAGCGACCACCGCAATCCGCAAAGCCCCGCGTGAAGCGCTGCATTACTTATACGTCACCAATCGTGATGGAATACTCGCCGGAGTAATCAACATGCGTGATCTGCTGCTTGCTGCACCGAAAGACCCAATCACGCCGCTGATCAAGACCGAACTCTTGACCGTGCCAGACACGATGCCCAGTAAAGACGTCGTTCAAAAAATGCGAGAAAAGCGATTCCTCGCGATTCCCGTAGTTGATTACGACGGTCGACTGGTTGGTGTCGTCAAACAATCCGATGCTCTCCGCGTGGTACAAGACGCGGCGTTTGACAACATGCAGAAAATTGTCGGTGCCGGTGCGGATGAGCGCGCGTTGTCCCCGGTCCGCCTGGTCGTGAAGAGTCGTTTGCCCTGGCTGCTTGTCAATCTCGTCACGGCGTTCATGGCGGCGGCCGTGATTGGCGCTTTTGAAGGTATCATCGCGCAGGTCGCCGCATTGGCGGTGCTGCTTCCTGTCGTCGCCGGGCAGGGCGGGAACACTGGATCACAATCACTTGCCGTCGTGATGCGGGGACTTGCCCTTCGAGAGGTGATCCCCGGAACCACACGTCAACTGATCACCAAGGAACTGGCCGCCGGTGTCATCAATGGCGTCGCGGTCGCCATCGTCACAGCGATTGCAGTCTTTTCGTGGCGACTGGTCGCCGGTGATTCCATGACCGCTGGATTCGGTTTAGCGTTGGTAATCGGAATGGCCATGATCGTGAACATGGCCGCGGCAGCGTTGGCAGGGGCAGTAATTCCATTGATCCTGCAAGCATGTGGCCGCGATCCGGCCCAGTCGGCGGCGATCTTCTTGACGACGGTCACTGACATCGTTGGCTTTGCAGCGTTCCTCGGCTTCGCGTCGTTGTGCATGCCGCTGATCACCTAG
- a CDS encoding DHH family phosphoesterase, giving the protein MSTSSQLLEVLSDYDHVMVVMHDNPDPDAIASGWGIEVLVRERLNKPVRVIAGGAIVRAENCHMVDLLNPPIELVGDIQVDEGTATILVDCGMEATNHLLTRHGITPVGIIDHHRSDKKTPSLPFTDIQVNVAASATIVANYLREQGIEPGAKLSTAMLYAMRSETCGYETHYSPLDRSMFLWLTEFAEPSLLAEIENAPLTRDYFADLLLALQRTFLYDDVAICFLPQACGAEIVGEVADMLVRCEDVRKVLCAAIVNGDLLISCRTERECDSAVKLLQTTLRGLGGAGGHLHRAGGKIPSVGRTEKAAAAMRDELRSRWLIACNITRKRGTRLIAKQDIVENLGR; this is encoded by the coding sequence ATGTCCACCTCCTCGCAATTGCTTGAAGTTTTGAGCGACTACGATCACGTCATGGTGGTGATGCACGACAATCCCGACCCAGACGCGATTGCGTCGGGATGGGGAATCGAAGTTCTCGTGCGTGAGCGTTTGAACAAACCGGTGCGAGTCATTGCAGGCGGTGCGATCGTTCGAGCGGAGAATTGCCACATGGTGGACTTGCTGAACCCACCGATCGAATTAGTAGGCGACATTCAAGTCGATGAGGGAACCGCGACTATTCTTGTCGACTGCGGCATGGAAGCAACCAATCATCTTCTCACGCGGCACGGTATCACCCCAGTCGGAATCATTGACCATCATCGCAGCGACAAAAAGACGCCCTCGCTACCGTTCACCGACATCCAAGTGAACGTTGCGGCATCGGCAACGATTGTCGCGAACTACCTTCGCGAACAAGGCATCGAACCAGGAGCAAAGTTGTCGACGGCTATGCTTTATGCCATGCGATCGGAAACCTGCGGTTACGAAACGCACTATTCGCCACTCGACCGGTCAATGTTCTTGTGGTTGACCGAGTTCGCGGAACCCAGTCTGCTTGCAGAAATCGAAAACGCTCCGCTGACTCGCGACTACTTTGCCGACCTGCTGCTCGCTTTGCAAAGAACGTTCCTGTATGACGACGTTGCGATTTGTTTCCTGCCTCAAGCCTGCGGTGCGGAGATCGTTGGTGAAGTCGCCGACATGCTCGTCCGCTGCGAGGACGTTAGGAAAGTTCTTTGCGCCGCGATCGTCAACGGTGATTTGTTGATTTCGTGTCGCACCGAACGAGAGTGCGACAGTGCGGTGAAGTTGCTGCAAACAACCCTTCGTGGACTCGGAGGAGCTGGAGGCCACCTGCATCGAGCGGGCGGAAAAATCCCGAGCGTTGGCCGAACGGAAAAAGCGGCAGCCGCAATGCGAGACGAGCTACGCAGTCGGTGGCTGATTGCATGCAACATCACGCGAAAACGCGGAACACGCCTGATTGCGAAACAAGACATCGTTGAAAATCTGGGACGCTAA
- a CDS encoding PRC-barrel domain-containing protein, with amino-acid sequence MKVDIRKTIRARDIADTPVKSPEMEELGEIEDIAINLDTGKIAYAALRFEGWFQRKLIAIPWSEFNETLDGNDRYFILNATRKILRSAPGFHRDAWPAKAFRDWEEKA; translated from the coding sequence ATGAAGGTCGATATCCGAAAAACGATCAGGGCACGCGATATTGCTGACACGCCGGTGAAAAGCCCTGAAATGGAAGAGCTCGGCGAGATCGAAGACATCGCGATCAATTTGGACACCGGGAAAATCGCCTATGCAGCATTGCGATTTGAGGGATGGTTCCAGCGAAAGCTGATTGCCATCCCGTGGTCCGAGTTCAATGAAACGCTCGACGGCAATGATCGGTATTTCATCTTGAATGCAACACGAAAAATCCTGAGGTCGGCTCCCGGTTTCCACCGCGACGCCTGGCCCGCAAAAGCATTCAGGGACTGGGAAGAGAAAGCGTAA
- a CDS encoding diadenylate cyclase, with amino-acid sequence MIETIVSFTDELLRSFRLVDAIDILLVSAFLYATLVWFKKTTSKGVLIGMAAMAVVYFVARGLDMYLTSLAFQASFAVLLFGLVVVFQEDLRRFLERVASLRKIRFDRKRIDHVDFDVLVESVFKMADTKKGALIVMKAKEPLSRHLNSGICLNGHFSAPLIFSIFDSSTPGHDGAVVIEGNQVKQFAVHLPISQNIEAVAGRGTRHSAALGLSERSDAMTIVVSEERGAVSIAEAGMLTPMPTAADLRQRLADFQTAVLPEEEEPVLHRILFENVQLKLLSVLIAIVAWYSLAYDSSTVQRTFAFPIVYRNVAKNLSIDERAPTECRVTLSGSDRDFRFLDPATIKITLDLSEATEGYQEIPLSEKNIRLPTNLKPYRIDPRTVRLMLQAGKREGQ; translated from the coding sequence ATGATTGAAACGATCGTATCTTTCACGGACGAGCTTCTTCGATCGTTTCGCTTAGTCGACGCGATCGACATCCTGTTGGTGTCCGCATTTTTGTATGCGACGTTGGTCTGGTTCAAAAAGACCACTTCCAAGGGCGTGTTGATCGGCATGGCCGCAATGGCGGTGGTGTACTTTGTCGCTCGCGGGCTGGACATGTATTTGACGTCGTTGGCATTTCAGGCTTCGTTCGCTGTGTTGTTGTTTGGATTGGTGGTGGTGTTCCAAGAAGATCTCAGGCGATTCCTCGAACGTGTCGCCAGCCTCCGCAAAATTCGATTCGATCGTAAACGAATTGACCATGTTGATTTCGATGTGCTGGTGGAATCCGTTTTTAAGATGGCGGATACCAAGAAGGGTGCGTTGATTGTGATGAAGGCCAAGGAACCGCTTAGTCGCCATTTGAACAGCGGAATCTGCTTGAACGGGCATTTTAGTGCACCGTTGATTTTCAGCATCTTCGATTCAAGCACGCCCGGTCACGACGGTGCGGTCGTGATCGAAGGCAATCAAGTGAAGCAGTTTGCGGTTCACTTGCCGATATCACAAAACATCGAGGCGGTTGCCGGTCGCGGCACGCGGCATAGCGCGGCGTTGGGACTGTCCGAGCGATCGGATGCGATGACGATCGTTGTTTCCGAAGAACGTGGCGCGGTGAGCATTGCTGAGGCCGGGATGCTTACCCCAATGCCAACCGCGGCTGATTTGCGACAGCGACTGGCTGATTTCCAAACAGCAGTGCTGCCGGAGGAAGAAGAACCCGTTTTGCATCGCATCCTTTTCGAGAATGTCCAGCTGAAGTTGCTGTCGGTTTTAATCGCGATCGTTGCTTGGTACTCGCTTGCCTACGATTCCAGCACCGTGCAACGCACCTTCGCGTTTCCGATCGTGTATCGCAACGTCGCGAAGAACTTGAGCATCGACGAGCGCGCACCAACGGAATGCCGGGTCACGCTTTCGGGGTCAGACCGCGACTTTCGCTTTCTTGATCCCGCGACAATCAAGATCACGCTTGACCTATCCGAAGCGACGGAGGGCTATCAAGAGATACCACTTAGCGAAAAGAACATTCGCTTACCAACCAATCTGAAACCCTACCGGATTGATCCAAGGACGGTTCGGCTGATGTTGCAGGCGGGCAAACGGGAAGGTCAGTAG